The following coding sequences lie in one Arachis hypogaea cultivar Tifrunner chromosome 4, arahy.Tifrunner.gnm2.J5K5, whole genome shotgun sequence genomic window:
- the LOC112795336 gene encoding sucrose transport protein SUC1-like yields the protein MVMVVSTAAWIHLVNAVQIAWLIPGYVILEVLDRWTSLVWLVGAVSSSVLHSILSYYSNRATCKLGRHRPFIFAGVIAVTIAFLTIGFAADISYAFGDNLSEKARPRALAIFKIGLLMLEISINMIDARCKDFLDDLASRDQRTI from the coding sequence GTCAACGCTGTCCAGATAGCATGGTTAATACCAGGCTACGTGATTCTCGAAGTACTGGATAGATGGACCTCTTTGGTGTGGCTCGTCGGCGCCGTTTCTAGCTCTGTTCTCCATTCCATCCTCAGTTATTACAGCAATCGAGCAACCTGTAAACTCGGGCGGCACCGTCCTTTCATCTTTGCGGGTGTCATTGCCGTCACCATAGCTTTTTTGACAATTGGCTTCGCCGCAGACATCAGCTACGCCTTTGGAGACAACCTCTCCGAGAAAGCTCGGCCACGCGCCTTAGCTATTTTTAAGATCGGATTATTGATGTTGGAGATTTCGATTAACATGATCGATGCACGCTGCAAAGACTTTCTTGATGACCTTGCCAGCAGAGACCAACGGACGATTTGA